The nucleotide sequence TTCTTGAGTATTCTAGCGTGTCTCATCGGCGCGCTAGTCCTCATCATTGTCGTGCTTGTGGTTGCACAGGCCGGGAAAGCGGAAGGTCGCACTCCAGACGAGATCCGCATGGCGCAGGATTTCCAGCGCATGAAAAAGGAGCTTGAGGAGCGCAAGAAGCTGGATGTCATCTTGAAAGAGAAGCTGGCTGAACTGGAGAAACTCCAGAAGCAGATTGATGAAACCCAACAGCGTTACATCAAGCTGCGTAAACTCCTGGACTCCTCCAAGGAAGTCCAGGAGCAGAACAAGGAGATCAGCCAGAAACTTCAGAAAGAACTCGATGACCTTTTGACGGAAATCGACGGTCTGAAAATCCAGCAAACGGAGACCAAGAAAGAGATCGCTGCTTTGATGGCAGAGATCAAAAAGCGGCAGGTGTCGCCAGATAAAAAGATCCCACCCGTTGTGGTCCAGCCTTCAGGTTCCGGCATGACGGATGAAACCAAGGTCTATTTCGTCGAATGCTCCTCTGGTGGTCTGAAAGTCTTAGGCGCTTGGGGCGAAGATTATCGCTTGGGAGCTACTCCCAGTATCGTGGTCGCTGATGTCAGCTACAATCACTTCCTGACCGAAGTGGCGAAGAACAAAAACTCACTGATTCTCTTCCTCATCCGTGACGATGGTCAGGGTGCCTATAATACAGGGGCAGGGCGTGCCGAAAACGATTACAACATCCGCACAGGTAAGCTTCCAATCCCTGGTCGCGGGGTGTTAGATTTGGCTTTGTTTGACAAGTATCGTGGCAAGATCCCGCCACCGCCTGCTACTAGCAGTGCTCCCGCGACACCTGCGCCCAAAAAGTAAGTTTTAACCTTCAACCTTTCTCAAATTCATGGCTAAAAGAAGATCTGGTGGAGGCGGCGAACTCAATCTTGACTCGCTGATGGACGCTGTCACAAACGTGGTCGGCGTGCTCATGATCGTGTTGGTGATGATGGCTCTCAACACAGCCCGCACAGTCCAAAAAATCCTTTCGGACCTGCCTCCTGTGACCAAGGAAGAGCACGAGCAGATGCAGGCACAGATCAAAGCGCTGCCACCGCCTCCTGCTGATCCCAAAAAGATCGAGGAAGATAAAATCCAAGCCGAAGCTGATCTCAAGAAAGCCATTGAGCAGCTACGCAGCGTGGACACGTCCGACATGGCTGCAAAAATGAAGTTCATGGATCTGGATTCTTTCCGGGCGAAGTTGGAAGAAGCCAAGAAAAAGCGTGATGGCGAAAAGACCGAGTTGGATAAACTCTTGGCTGAGATCGAAAGACTGAAGGCTCTGTTGGATGAAACTCCTGTCTATGAGCCGCCACCGCCTAAGTATGTGCGGTTGCCGAATCCAAGGCCTTTCCCAGAGAAGGCTGTTAAAACTCGTGTCTTGGTTGCTGAGCAAGGCGTGTTGATGCTCAATGAACAGGAGTTTGTGAAACCCATCATTGATGGGCTTGATAAGGTGAAGAGCCAACTCGAATACAAAGAGACCAAAATTGATCCTTTTAAGGACATGCTGACCAAAATTTTTGGTTCGCCTCAGGCAGCTCAGCAGGCTTGGCCGGAGATTGCTCCACTGGTGAACACTTTCCAAATGGATCAAGTGGCCAATGCCTACAAAGCCTTAGCTGCAGCTGGTCTTCAGCCTAACAAAGCGATGCTGACAGCGCTGGGGGATGTGACTTTGGCCATCCGTTCAAATCTACAGTCGGTTGCCGAAGCCGTGGTGGCCGCGACCAAAGGTGATTTGGCTAAATGGCTGGCCTTGGATCCCTCGAAAGATCCCTTGAAGCCAACGCTTAAAGCGGTGCAGGAAGGTAACAAAATCACCTTCACTTACGGTTCGAAGACAGCCGAAGTCAAAACCAGTGCTAAAGACGTCTTGAATTATTTCATCAAAGATCTTGCCGATCTCGATGGGGTCAAAAACCGCGGCCGCAGCAAGGTGATCTATGACGCCTTCAAGATCCAGGCCATGCTCGAGAAGGCGGCTTCCAGTCCGACCATCACGGGTGCGTTTGCCATCAAACCTATGATTCGCCCTGGTTCGACCACGGTGCAAATTGCCTTGGCTCCTAAAGCAGGTGGGGGAGAAACCTTGGCTCAAATGCAGGCGGAGGGCTCTAATTATCAGCGCACGATGCGTCAGATCAAAGGTGATCCAAACGGTGTGGCGGTTTTCCAAGTAATGTCGAATGCCTTCGATACTTATCTTGAGGCACGTAAAATTGCCGATGACATTGGCGTTCCTGCGGCTTGGGAATTTCTGGCCAAGCTGGATCTTACCGTCAATGTAAATGGCTACGAAGTTCAGCGCTTCGCGGAGGCTCCTAAGCCGGTTCCACCTAAACCAGGGCAGGATACCGTGACGATCAAACCCCCCACAGGAGGTTTGGACTAGCCTCTCCCTGCGCGTCATTTTACTTCTGTGGCTTGCCCTTCAAAAGCTCTTGAAGCCACAACGTCCCGTTTCTCCATTTGACCTTCTCTAAGGCGCGGTCTAAAAACCCCGAACATTCCGCATCCATGCGGGTCTAAGCTGATTCTATGCATTCTGCCCATCCTCTGTTTCGTCTTTCTTTGGCTCTTAGCTTCCTGGCATTGGCTGGGTCTTCCTGGGCTACCCAACTCCCTCTTGATCATCCTTGTGCAGGTTTGGTGAAGAAGTATCTCGAAAGTGTGGTTTCGCAGGACTGGAAGACTGCCGCAGCGATGCTTCTGCCGAGCTCACTGGAGCGGAAGCAGAAAGAGACCATTGCCATCATCAAGACGGCTCCGACCATGACGGAAGAAGCCCAGATGCTTGAGCGCTTCGGCGTGAAAGAAATTCGTGAGCTTGAAACCCTCAGCCCCCAGGAGTTCTACATCACAGACCGCACTGCTTGGCATAAGCGCATCAATGCCGCTCCTGAAGTGACCAAGAAGAAGCAGGACACGCTTAAAATTGATGTGCTGGGTCTGGTGGAAGAAAAGGACAAAGGTTATGTCCATGCGACTGTCCGCACTTCTCAGGAAACCCTCACCGACCGGATCGAAGAACTCTTCCTCATCTCCTTTGTCAAAGAGGGGGATAAGTGGCTGATCTGGCCTGAAATGAAAGACCGTCCGATCATCACCCCGCTTGATGGTGCGAAGAAGGACGAGGACAAGAAATAACATTGTGTTTTGACGAGGCCTTGTAGGCTTCATATCTGCGGCTGACTGTCCGATGGAGTTTTTCCGTCACCGACAAGTCAGCCGTTTGCTTTTAATCTCACGCACTTTTTTCTTCGATGCTCCAGGACACGATTGCTGCTATCTCGACGGCTTTGGGTGAGGCTGCCATTAGCGTCATTCGCATCACTGGAGGAGGGGCTTTCCCCCTGGCAGAAAAGGTTTTTCGCGGGTCGCGATCCTTGCACGAGCTTCAACGACGGCAGGCCCATTTGGTGACAGCTGTCGATGCCTCCGGGGACACGTTAGACCAGGGCTTGCTCCTGCTGTTTTCCGCCCCCGCAAGTTACACGGGAGAAGATGTCGTCGAGTTTCACGGTCACGGAGGGCTCTTAGTCACGCAGAAACTCTTGGAAGCTGTTTTGACGGCTGGAGCACGACCTGCCGAGCCGGGTGAGTTTACCCAGCGGGCGTTTCTGAACGGCAAAATGGATCTTACCCAGGCGGAAGCTGTCATGGACTTGATCCATGCTCAAAGCACGCTGGCACTGAAAGCCGCTCATGAGCAACTCGGCGGTGCCATCGGGCGCGAAGCTACGGTCTTGAGGGAAGAACTCATCCCCGTCTTAGCTCATGTCGAGGCATACATTGATTTTCCTGAAGAGGATATCTCTCCCGACACGGGCGCGGCTTTAGTGGCCAAAATGGATCATGTGCTGGAGCGCACTCACCGACTACTGGCCACCAGTGAGCAAGGTAGGATCCTGCGTCACGGAGCCCGCACAGTCATTTGCGGTGAGCCGAATGTCGGTAAATCGAGCTTACTGAATCTTTTGTTAGGTTTTGAGCGTGCCATTGTCAGCTCGATCGCCGGCACGACGCGAGATACCATTGAGGAGATCATCCAGGTTCACGGCATCCCTTTGCGGCTGGTCGATACGGCGGGTCTCCGCTCCAGCACGGATGATATCGAGCGCATTGGCATCGAGCGCACACAGCGCGAGCTTGAGCGTGCAGATCTTGTGCTTGAGGTGGTGGATGGCAGCCTGCCTCCTGCTCAGGCAAAACGTGTTACACTCCCTCCTGGTGCAGAGGGACGTCATCTCTTGATTCTCAATAAAGCAGATCAAGGTCTTGCTCCTGGCTGGCAGGAGGGGATCTCTTTATCATGCCGTGAGACAACGGGCGTCGATGCCCTTCGTGATGCCATCCGCGCGGTCGTTATGCGCGCAGGCACGATGCAGGCGGACCACCCTGTCGCCATCAATGCGCGTCATAAAGCTTGCTTTGAGCGCATTGCAGACCGGGTCATGGCGGCGCGTGTGGCCTTGATCGATGGGGCAGGTCCAGAATATGTAGCGCTGGATCTGCGTGAGGCTCTGCAAGCGCTTGGAGAGGTAACTGGCGGTGTCGATATCGAGCAGATTCTGGATGTGATCTTTTCCTCGTTCTGCATCGGGAAATAACGGCACCACCACCCTATCTGGCTTTAGCGGCGAGATTCGAAAGCATCGTAATAGCCTCGTTCAAAGCTGCGCCGAAAGCGTGGATCATAACTTCCCACATGGGCACCGGCATCCGCTTGCCTTCCGGCCACACGATCTCTCAAGCCATATTCATACCCCTGGTTGTAAGAGGGATCGTTGCTCGGAGCTTGTGTGGAAGGCGAGTCGTCGGGATACGCTGGAGTCGGTCGGTTTTGACCATATCCCGGGGCGGCACTGGAGTTGGACTGATAGCCTTGGGTGTAGCCATCCTGATACGCTTGGGCTTGAGCCGAGTTGTAACCATAAGGATTGGACGAACCGCGTCTTAGGCCGCTGCGGCCGTCATCGGCTCCGTCCTTCCATCCGCGAGTGTAGGCCTGCTGAGATTGATTTCGGTCATACTCCCGCATGTCAGAGCGGTATTCCTCCCGTCCTGATGGATAGGGAGGCGGTGCCATTGGCGGACCGAAGGGAGAAATGGGATTCCCGTAAGGATCGACGCATTGAGTAAGCGCCAGGGGTAGGCAGCAAAGAATCAGAAGACGCATGGAACTGGTTTTAGCTCAAACGGTGCTGAATGGCGAAGCGTTTAAACGATTTCTTGGGGGTAAATGAGATCTTCTCGTGTTGGCCGGGAACTCACAGAACCTCCATGATTTGCGCTAAGTGTGCCTCTGGCTTTACTTTCGGGAAAATGGCTTTGATCAGGCCATCAGGTGAAATCACGAATGTGGTGCGTTCGGTGCCCATGTATTTTTTGCCATACATGTTTTTCTCCACCCAAACACCGTAGGCGTTCACGATCTTCTGATCGGGATCGCTGAGGATGGGGAAGGGTAAGGAGTGCTTTTGAATGAACTTCTCGTGACTCTTCACGCTGTCGATACTGACCCCAAAGACTTTCGCTCGGTTTTTGAGATCACTCCATCCATCGCGGAGCGCACAGGCTTGTTTCGTGCAGCCAGGGGTGTCATCTTTGGGATAAAAGTAAAGAACCACGGTATGGCCTTGGAGATCGGCGAGGCTGATTTCAGAACCACTGCGATAGCCACCTCCCACAACGGGGGCATTGAAGGCGGGGGCAGGGGAACCAAGATCGGGATAGGTCGTCATCGGCTGGATTAACGCACCGAGTTCAGACATGCGCTGCATCTTTTTACAGAGGAACGATTCGGAGAGGTAAGACCCGTCTTTCACGGGCGTTTTCACGCCATGGGATGGGTTCAATATTTTCGTTGGGTAGCAGGTGTCTCCACCTGTGTTTGGAGCATGACAGTTCAGGCGGCAGAGCGGCCAAACATCTTGCTGATACTGCCAGATCAGATGCGCGCTAGCGCCATGGGCTGTGATGGTAACCCCGATGTCAAAACGCCGAACATTGATCGCCTCGCCGAGGAGGGCATGCGATTCAAACGCACCTATGCCAATGTGCCGGTCTGCTGTCCCGCACGGGCCATCATGCTGACCGGCACTTACCCTCATGTGAACGGGATGATCGCCAATGACCTGCGTCTGCGCGAGGAGCAGGCGACCTTGGCTGAGAAACTCCAAGAGGCAGGTTATCGCACGGGTTTTGTCGGTAAATGGCACCTCGATGGTGGCCCACGCGATCCCGGTTTTGTGCCGCCGGGGCCACGCCGCCAAGGCTTTGAATTTTGGGCGGCTTATGAGTGCCATCATCGGCATTTCGAGCCCACTTACTTTCGCGATACCCCTGAGATGATCACGGTGCAGAAGTTCGAGCCTGAGGCTTCCTGCGACTTCGCTGTGGAGTTCCTACGCTCTCAGCCCAAGGATAAGCCCTTCTTTCTCACTGTGCAGATGGGACCACCTCATGATCCCTATGGTGCGCCGGAGGAATACATGAAGCAGTATGATCCGGCGAAGCTGACTCCACCCGTGAGCTGGCAAGCCGGAAGTGAAAGCCGACCCACGCCCAAGGCGGGGCTGCGTCGTGGGCCTCTGGCCAATCGCTTCGTGCCTCTGGGGGGGCGGGAGGAGATCGCAGCTTACTACGCCGCTATCACGGCTATCGATGATCAGGTCGGGCGTCTGCTTCAAGTACTCAAGGAAACCGGAGCGGATGAGGATACCCTCATCCTTTTCATCTCTGACCATGGCGATATGCTGGGAGATCACGGGCTGCGCCGGAAGCGTAAACCGCATGATGAATCTGCGCGTGTCCCAGGCATCTTCCGCTGGCTGCACAAGATTCCTCAGGGCCGCGTGGTGGACACGCTGTTTAGCCATGTGGATGTAGCACCGACTTTGTTAGGCCTAGCCGGCCTGGATGTGCCACCCCAGATGCAGGGGGCCGATCTCTCCAAGGTGGCTTTGGGGCAAACCACCGAGGGACCTGAAGCGGTGTTGCTCCAGATTTTTGTGCCGTTCAATCCTGATCAAGTCAGCAAGCCATGGCGTGGGCTCGTGACCCAGGACTACACCTATGCTCGGTTTGAAGACGAGCCTTGGGTGCTTTTCGATCATGCGGTGGATCCCCACGAGATGAATAATTTGGCGACCGATCCCAAGCATACCGCTCTGCGTGGCCGACTGGATAAGCAGTTGAGCGCTTTGATGGAAAAGAATGGAGATTCATGGTCTTTCAATTCCAGCGACCTCGTTGAAGAAGGGGGGCGGCTCTATCGCTTCGAAACCTTTTACACTTTGGACGAGTTTCGAGCCTGGGCCAAAGCCAACCCCGAGAAGGCGAAGTAACCTAGCATGATGGAATGATCTCCTGGGTAGGAAGTCTGTGAGATCAGCCTCGAGCTTCACTTCATTGCCTTCCCAGTGACCGGGCGTTTTTCAATGTCTGTGGCATGAGGTTGCAAGCGATGCCCGCGAATGCTCCAATGGCGGGCACATGTTCTCTTCGAGAAAATTTCTTCTGCTTTGGCTCGTCCTCTGGCCATGGCTTGACGTAGCTGCCGCGCCTGTTCGCAGTGCGTATGGCAAACCCAATGTTCTTTTCATCATTGCCGATGATCTGCGGGACTATCCCGCTTGGCTTGGCGGGCATCCCCAAGCCCAGACGCCCAACATGGATCGCTTGGCCAAGATGGGCATGCGCTTCACCAATGCCCATTGCAATTACGCCCTGTGCAATCC is from Prosthecobacter debontii and encodes:
- the mnmE gene encoding tRNA uridine-5-carboxymethylaminomethyl(34) synthesis GTPase MnmE, coding for MLQDTIAAISTALGEAAISVIRITGGGAFPLAEKVFRGSRSLHELQRRQAHLVTAVDASGDTLDQGLLLLFSAPASYTGEDVVEFHGHGGLLVTQKLLEAVLTAGARPAEPGEFTQRAFLNGKMDLTQAEAVMDLIHAQSTLALKAAHEQLGGAIGREATVLREELIPVLAHVEAYIDFPEEDISPDTGAALVAKMDHVLERTHRLLATSEQGRILRHGARTVICGEPNVGKSSLLNLLLGFERAIVSSIAGTTRDTIEEIIQVHGIPLRLVDTAGLRSSTDDIERIGIERTQRELERADLVLEVVDGSLPPAQAKRVTLPPGAEGRHLLILNKADQGLAPGWQEGISLSCRETTGVDALRDAIRAVVMRAGTMQADHPVAINARHKACFERIADRVMAARVALIDGAGPEYVALDLREALQALGEVTGGVDIEQILDVIFSSFCIGK
- a CDS encoding peroxiredoxin: MTTYPDLGSPAPAFNAPVVGGGYRSGSEISLADLQGHTVVLYFYPKDDTPGCTKQACALRDGWSDLKNRAKVFGVSIDSVKSHEKFIQKHSLPFPILSDPDQKIVNAYGVWVEKNMYGKKYMGTERTTFVISPDGLIKAIFPKVKPEAHLAQIMEVL
- a CDS encoding sulfatase family protein, which encodes MGWVQYFRWVAGVSTCVWSMTVQAAERPNILLILPDQMRASAMGCDGNPDVKTPNIDRLAEEGMRFKRTYANVPVCCPARAIMLTGTYPHVNGMIANDLRLREEQATLAEKLQEAGYRTGFVGKWHLDGGPRDPGFVPPGPRRQGFEFWAAYECHHRHFEPTYFRDTPEMITVQKFEPEASCDFAVEFLRSQPKDKPFFLTVQMGPPHDPYGAPEEYMKQYDPAKLTPPVSWQAGSESRPTPKAGLRRGPLANRFVPLGGREEIAAYYAAITAIDDQVGRLLQVLKETGADEDTLILFISDHGDMLGDHGLRRKRKPHDESARVPGIFRWLHKIPQGRVVDTLFSHVDVAPTLLGLAGLDVPPQMQGADLSKVALGQTTEGPEAVLLQIFVPFNPDQVSKPWRGLVTQDYTYARFEDEPWVLFDHAVDPHEMNNLATDPKHTALRGRLDKQLSALMEKNGDSWSFNSSDLVEEGGRLYRFETFYTLDEFRAWAKANPEKAK